A genomic region of Balaenoptera acutorostrata chromosome 4, mBalAcu1.1, whole genome shotgun sequence contains the following coding sequences:
- the B4GALT4 gene encoding beta-1,4-galactosyltransferase 4 isoform X2, which produces MGFNVTFHLSYKFRLLLLFTLCLTVVGWATSNYFVGAIQEIPKAKDLMASLNKGLVLGEKGTVTEEASVKKANLNNCSSVSPHLKGQNKLVFKPDLTLEEVQAENPEVHRGRYHPEECRALQRVAILIPHRHREKHLLYLLEHLHPFLQRQQLEYGIYVIHQAGSKKFNRAKLLNVGYLEALKDEIWDCFIFHDVDLVPENDLNLYKCEDQPRHLVVGRNSTGYRLRYSGYFGGVTALSREQFFKG; this is translated from the exons ATGGGCTTCAACGTGACTTTCCACCTTTCCTACAAATTCCGATTACTGTTGCTTTTTACTTTATGCCTGACGGTGGTTGGGTGGGCCACCAGTAACTACTTTGTGGGTGCTATTCAAGAGATTCCTAAAGCAAAGGATCTCATGGCTAGTTTGAACAAGGGTTTAGTTTTGGGGGAGAAAGGAACTGTGACAGAGGAAGCCTCTGTGAAAAAAGCAAACCTGAACAACTGCTCTTCTGTGTCTCCACacctca AAGGCCAGAACAAGCTCGTTTTCAAACCAGATCTCACTCTGGAAGAAGTACAGGCAGAAAACCCCGAGGTGCACAGAGGCCGGTATCACCCTGAGGAATGCAGGGCTTTGCAGCGGGTCGCCATCCTCATCCCTCACCGGCACAGAGAGAAGCACCTGCTGTACCTGCTGGAACACCTTCACCCCTTCTTGCAGAGGCAGCAGCTGGAGTATGGCATCTATGTCATCCACCAG GCTGGAAGTAAAAAGTTTAATCGCGCCAAACTCCTGAATGTGGGCTATCTAGAAGCTCTCAAGGATGAAATTTGGGACTGCTTCATATTCCATGATGTGGACCTGGTGCCCGAGAACGATTTGAACCTTTACAAGTGTGAGGATCAGCCCAGGCATCTGGTGGTTGGCAGGAACAGCACTGGGTACAG